From the genome of Choristoneura fumiferana unplaced genomic scaffold, NRCan_CFum_1 Sck3bRy_106;HRSCAF=291_pilon, whole genome shotgun sequence, one region includes:
- the LOC141444971 gene encoding LOW QUALITY PROTEIN: E3 ubiquitin-protein ligase TRIM37-like (The sequence of the model RefSeq protein was modified relative to this genomic sequence to represent the inferred CDS: inserted 2 bases in 1 codon; substituted 2 bases at 2 genomic stop codons): protein MASRGDKGNGNGEEQIVETLAEVFRCFICMEKLVDAHLCPHCSKLCCYACVRRWLTEQRSQCPHCRASLHLHELVNCRWVEEVTQQIETMQQTNSATQRESFRDRCPTHQEKLTVYCWTCRRCICHQCALWGGTHSGHTFKPLEEVYEQHVTQIRDEVSQLRRRLMELISLVQDVERNVESVRAAKDERVREIRMLLSXXYPRLDXALKAKLLTLMGQKNSLTQETEQLEHLLQEIEHQLHASTRSELIAKSSDLSKMIHQVRKKPMASFVTAPVPADFHSEIVPSYDSSTFPLTNFTQLQHAAAPVYSAPLHVNGLCWRLKVYPDGNGVVRGNYLSVFLELSAGLPETSKYEYRVEMLHQLPVKP, encoded by the exons ATGGCCTCGAGAGGAGACAAAGGGAATGGAAATGGCGAGGAGCAGATCGTGGAG ACGTTGGCGGAGGTGTTTCGATGCTTCATCTGTATGGAGAAGCTGGTGGATGCGCATCTGTGTCCGCACTGCTCGAAGTTATGTTGCTATGCGTGCGTGCGGCGCTGGCTGACAGAGCAGCGGTCGCAGTGCCCGCACTGCCGAGCCTCGCTGCACCTTCACGAGCTGGTCAACTGCCGCTGGGTCGAGGAGGTGACGCAGCAGATCGAGACCATGCAACAGACTAACTCTGCCACCCAGCGGGAGAGCTTTAGAGACAG GTGCCCAACCCATCAAGAGAAGCTGACGGTGTACTGTTGGACATGTCGACGTTGCATCTGCCATCAGTGTGCGCTCTGGGGCGGGACCCACTCAGGGCACACCTTCAAGCCACTGGAAGAGGTCTATGAGCAACATGTCACACAGATCCGGGATGAGGTGTCACAGCTGAGACGGAGATTGATGGAGCTCATTAGTTTGGTGCAGGATGTG GAACGCAATGTGGAATCGGTTCGCGCTGCCAAAGATGAGCGTGTTCGCGAGATCCGCATGCTGTTGAGCTGATGATATCCCCGCCTGGA TGCTCTGAAGGCTAAACTCCTCACTCTCATGGGCCAGAAGAATAGCCTCACCCAGGAGACGGAGCAGCTGGAGCATTTGCTCCAGGAAATAGAGCACCAGTTACATGCCAGTACTAG ATCTGAACTAATAGCCAAGAGTAGCGACTTGTCCAAAATGATTCACCAGGTCCGCAAAAAGCCGATGGCCAGTTTTGTTACTGCTCCAGTACCAGCAGATTTCCATAG TGAGATCGTCCCAAGCTACGACAGCAGTACGTTTCCACTGACGAACTTCACACAGCTTCAACACGCCGCGGCGCCGGTGTACTCGGCCCCGCTTCACGTCAATGGTCTCTGTTGGCGGCTGAAAGTCTACCCGGATGGCAACGGCGTCGTGCGCGGCAACTATCTGTCAGTGTTCTTGGAGCTGAGTGCCGGATTGCCGGAGACCTCTAA